A single window of Metallosphaera hakonensis JCM 8857 = DSM 7519 DNA harbors:
- a CDS encoding Hsp20/alpha crystallin family protein, with protein MFWRKKKEPEGDPNLFTSVLQKYKKLLNLLADNEVVMRDITGVLNELNERLEKANELLRQNDHYLSKVNSLIEGFGLKFKVQIREEDVRQFQEFKLQMDYIGKKSSQIREILNSLMERNGAISEKLTGIQSRNLMVMEQVRYVIERYAGVLEAMEEKDNQRFRTLSEGKEIEGKLDNVIVELGSINENLRAVKGEYSEIGNKVYELILELDNYRHTLESLDKRFNPNDDEEPEIITNGNTIMVVMALSDVRKEDVKVFLRGDGHLTVRAGKRIVELNLPGTVKPRSAKLVNGTLTLAFDKSEKAQDYEIEVKNIDNH; from the coding sequence GTGTTCTGGAGAAAGAAGAAAGAACCTGAGGGCGATCCTAACCTGTTTACAAGTGTTCTTCAGAAGTACAAGAAGCTCTTGAACCTTCTGGCAGATAACGAGGTAGTGATGAGGGATATTACAGGGGTCCTCAATGAGCTCAACGAGAGACTTGAGAAAGCGAACGAACTCCTAAGGCAGAACGATCATTACTTAAGTAAAGTGAATTCCTTGATTGAGGGCTTTGGCCTAAAGTTCAAGGTTCAGATAAGGGAGGAGGACGTACGCCAGTTTCAGGAGTTCAAGCTTCAAATGGACTACATAGGAAAGAAGAGCTCTCAGATCAGGGAGATTCTCAATTCTCTCATGGAGAGGAACGGGGCGATCTCGGAGAAGTTAACGGGGATCCAATCTAGGAACTTGATGGTTATGGAACAGGTCAGGTATGTCATTGAAAGATACGCAGGTGTTCTTGAGGCCATGGAGGAAAAGGATAACCAGAGGTTCAGGACCTTGAGTGAGGGGAAGGAGATTGAAGGCAAGCTTGATAACGTGATCGTGGAACTCGGGAGCATTAATGAGAACCTGAGAGCCGTGAAGGGGGAATATAGTGAGATCGGGAACAAGGTTTACGAACTCATCCTTGAGCTTGACAACTACAGGCACACTTTGGAGAGTCTGGACAAGAGATTTAATCCTAACGACGATGAGGAACCTGAGATTATCACGAACGGGAACACGATAATGGTCGTCATGGCCCTAAGTGACGTGAGGAAAGAGGATGTTAAGGTCTTCCTCCGAGGTGACGGTCACCTCACGGTGAGGGCTGGAAAGAGGATCGTGGAACTGAATTTGCCTGGAACCGTGAAACCTAGGTCAGCTAAACTCGTTAACGGAACCCTGACCCTAGCTTTTGATAAAAGTGAAAAAGCCCAGGACTACGAGATTGAGGTTAAGAATATCGATAATCACTAG
- a CDS encoding amidohydrolase family protein: MDVVDVHVHYHIFLRQIPSHCESFLKNVDGTRFTLKYEDVEITRVLLVPSHPCWSQDCSDGFDLDYQVRKENPVFSQWGEVNPITCNVEEELNRQYSLGIVGIKLHPVHHGFSPNAYRPEEGGNENLETIYRFAEEKKLPILIHTGTSVGVKSRNKYGNPILVDDVIKDFDVTLILAHAGRPIWYSEAFYLARNYSNVFLEISSIPPRNIMKVLPRLLEIEDKVMYGSDFPAFPGQDLALYAREVYQQVGSEKIMAHNARKILRLE, from the coding sequence ATGGACGTAGTGGATGTTCACGTACACTACCACATTTTTCTAAGGCAAATCCCCAGTCACTGTGAGTCTTTCCTCAAAAACGTGGATGGCACCAGGTTCACCTTAAAGTACGAGGATGTAGAGATCACTAGAGTCTTGTTAGTTCCCTCACATCCATGTTGGAGCCAAGATTGTTCCGACGGTTTCGATCTAGACTATCAAGTCAGGAAGGAGAACCCAGTTTTCAGTCAATGGGGCGAAGTTAACCCCATCACCTGTAACGTGGAGGAGGAGTTAAACAGGCAGTACTCCCTGGGGATAGTGGGGATTAAGCTCCATCCCGTCCATCACGGTTTCTCCCCTAATGCGTATAGGCCTGAAGAGGGTGGAAACGAAAACTTGGAGACCATTTACAGGTTCGCCGAAGAAAAGAAATTACCTATCCTTATTCACACTGGGACCAGTGTTGGGGTGAAGAGCAGGAACAAGTACGGGAACCCGATCCTTGTTGACGATGTGATTAAGGACTTCGACGTAACCCTGATCTTAGCCCACGCTGGTAGACCCATATGGTATAGTGAGGCCTTTTACTTAGCTAGGAATTACTCCAACGTCTTCTTGGAGATCTCATCGATCCCTCCGAGGAACATAATGAAGGTCCTACCAAGATTGTTGGAAATTGAGGACAAAGTCATGTACGGGAGCGATTTCCCTGCCTTCCCGGGACAGGACCTTGCTCTTTACGCAAGGGAGGTTTATCAGCAGGTTGGGAGCGAGAAGATTATGGCCCATAATGCGAGGAAAATTCTCAGATTGGAGTGA
- a CDS encoding TA0938 family protein yields MRIVVNGKLAGTKEQGCALCGGTWGNWYQEVDGERLFFCCDICAKEFVNMIDKVKEITGWKKVDELVIEGDYYRGRNCEAKSGGKSLRYYVKFGEDAEVSTFRVES; encoded by the coding sequence ATGAGGATCGTGGTCAACGGGAAGTTGGCTGGAACCAAGGAGCAGGGTTGCGCCCTCTGTGGTGGAACTTGGGGTAATTGGTATCAGGAGGTTGACGGAGAGAGGCTCTTCTTCTGTTGCGACATATGTGCAAAGGAGTTCGTCAACATGATCGACAAGGTGAAGGAGATCACTGGATGGAAGAAGGTTGATGAGCTGGTGATCGAGGGCGATTATTACAGGGGAAGGAACTGTGAGGCTAAATCCGGAGGGAAGTCACTGAGATATTACGTAAAGTTCGGAGAGGACGCCGAAGTCTCGACTTTCAGGGTGGAGAGCTAG
- a CDS encoding C2H2 type zinc finger domain-containing protein gives MPLCPSCETRFETWDQVASHMVSMAEKSNPSHVMWLNRNISLQELTPSELGKRLETFFSGSLKAWIITKFIEKFYGETPHPFMMAMQKPTKELLLGYVIEHQHFLVNWVKVLSKIIYDTNEIEIIRYELENITTEFVGTESSPAHYELLLRMGESLGMRRERILSTPPLKGTTEAIKTWREISNRHWTEVMAAMHSLELVADKNIRRYGAKIHYFNERILESDEFPTAVRDFLREGYEADQYHAEMALDLVEKYAQDQERVKITVLRSFDAFSKYLHSRLERAWLLEAQGVIA, from the coding sequence ATGCCACTATGTCCATCCTGCGAAACCAGATTTGAAACCTGGGACCAGGTCGCATCTCACATGGTCTCCATGGCCGAGAAGAGTAACCCTTCCCATGTTATGTGGTTGAACAGGAACATATCCCTTCAAGAGCTTACTCCCTCGGAATTAGGCAAGAGACTTGAGACCTTCTTCTCAGGCAGTCTTAAGGCCTGGATAATAACCAAGTTTATTGAAAAATTTTACGGAGAGACCCCTCACCCCTTCATGATGGCTATGCAGAAACCCACCAAAGAACTCCTCCTGGGCTACGTAATAGAGCATCAGCACTTCCTGGTCAATTGGGTTAAGGTCCTCTCTAAGATCATATATGATACGAACGAGATCGAGATAATAAGGTACGAACTGGAGAACATCACCACTGAGTTCGTTGGGACTGAGAGTTCCCCCGCCCACTACGAACTTCTCTTGAGAATGGGGGAGAGCCTGGGAATGAGAAGGGAGAGAATCCTTTCAACCCCACCCTTGAAGGGGACGACGGAGGCAATTAAGACCTGGAGGGAGATATCCAATAGACACTGGACTGAGGTCATGGCTGCCATGCACTCGCTGGAGTTGGTTGCAGATAAGAACATCAGAAGGTATGGAGCTAAAATCCACTACTTCAACGAGAGGATCCTGGAATCAGATGAGTTTCCAACCGCGGTCAGGGACTTCTTAAGGGAAGGATACGAAGCAGATCAATATCACGCGGAGATGGCGCTGGACCTGGTGGAGAAGTACGCCCAAGATCAGGAGAGGGTTAAGATCACGGTGCTGAGGTCCTTTGACGCCTTCTCCAAGTACCTTCACTCTAGGTTGGAGAGGGCTTGGCTCCTGGAGGCCCAGGGGGTGATAGCATGA
- the sdx gene encoding sulredoxin: MTWKRTISSKALEKAVHASVKVDDKVIFIANVNGILYGMDAVCSHARCIIGELNPNELTVKCPCHHAVFDLKSGAMLEPPYVAKDAPKDKLGLRTYQVRDNNGWIEVDV, from the coding sequence ATGACCTGGAAAAGAACCATAAGTTCAAAAGCCTTGGAGAAGGCGGTTCATGCCTCAGTTAAGGTAGACGATAAGGTAATATTCATAGCTAACGTCAATGGAATCCTCTACGGCATGGACGCGGTGTGCTCCCACGCTAGATGTATCATAGGGGAGTTGAACCCCAACGAACTAACTGTAAAGTGCCCATGTCATCACGCAGTTTTTGACCTCAAGAGCGGAGCAATGTTGGAACCCCCCTATGTCGCCAAGGACGCTCCTAAGGACAAACTGGGATTAAGGACTTATCAAGTGAGGGATAACAACGGTTGGATTGAGGTGGACGTGTAG